The following DNA comes from Arcobacter cloacae.
TTTAGTTCAATATCTCTTTTTGAATCAGTAATATCAAAATTTCTAAGAGGACAAGTTCCTATTGCTAAAAGACCAACATTTATATTTTTTGTATTATCAATATCTCTTACATAACCGTTTACAACTATAGCTTTCCAGTTATTATTTCTAGCATAACTCATTAATTTATCACCTACTACACCAAAAAACTCTTGGTTGTTATCTACAACGACAATTTTTCCTTCACCATCTTCATTTTTTAATATGTCAATTAAAAGCCAATTACTTTTGTCAAGTTTTACAGTTACAATTTGCCCATAAAAATTTTTTAACCCACCATAGTTTTTAAATTTACAAGGTAAAACATCTATTTTTTTATCTCTATTATCATCGCATAAATCTGCTGTTTGAATATTCATTTTTTTTCCTTATCTTCCATAAATGTAAACTTGATGATATTAAAAACTAATGTATAAAAAGTGTATAAATTAAATAAATATTAAAAAAATATATTAATTAAACCATTTAATCTTATCTCTTAAATTTACAACTTCTCCTATTACTATCATTACAGGAGTTGGTAGATTTTTTGATTCTTCTACTATTGTTTCTAAAGTTCCAACTACTACTTCTTGCTCTTTTGTTGTTCCTTTTGAGATTACTGCACATGGGTAATCTCTTCTTTTTCCAAGGTTCATTAATTTTGAGGTAATTAATTCAAGATTATGGTATCCCATCAAAAACACAATTGTTTCATCATTTAAAAAAGTCTCCCATTCTATTTGAGAAATCTTTTTCTTTGGATTTTCATGTCCTGTTACAACTCTAAAAGAGGTTGTTATTCCCCTATGGGTTACTGGAATTCCAGCGTATGCTGGAACTGCAATAGCTGAGCTAATTCCTGGAATTATTTCAAATTTTATATCTCTTTGCTGTAAATAAAGAGCTTCTTCTCCACCACGACCAAAAACAAAAGGATCACCACCTTTTAATCTTACTACATTTTCATATTTTAATGTTGCTTGATAGATTAGTTCATTTATTTCATCTTGAGGTAAAGTATGTTTTTTATCTTCTTTTCCCACATAAATTAAATCACAATCTTTTTTTACCATCTCCAAAATCTCTTTATTTACCAATCTATCATAGATTAAAACATCAGCATTTTGTATTACTCTTAAGGCTTTTAAAGTTAGCAGTTCAACATCACCAGGACCAGCTCCTGTTAAATAAACTTTAGACATTGATTAATATTCCTTATATATATTATTTAATTAGATTATATCTAAAATTTTTTACAAGAACTTTATGATGATTTCACGCTATTACATGTTTGTAAAATTTTATCCAATTCATTTTTTAATTCTTGAAGTCTTTTTGTTGAATTTATTAAATATTCTTGAGATTGAATTACTATATCTTCACTTCTATTTAGTTGTTTTGATAAATCGTTTGAATTTGTCAATTCATTTATAACTTTATCAAATTCATCTGTTAGTTCTTCAAGTTTCAAAGAGGCATTTTTAGATTGTTCAATAGCACTTGCTGAATATGTCATTACTGAATTTATTTTATTTATAAAATGATTTATAGTTTGAGTTGCTTCAACTATCTCATTTTCTCCTTCTATTTTTATTGGAGTTAAAGGTTCATTTATATTTTGTTCAATTACTTTTTTTGATTCTTCTAAAAACTTTTTAGCATGCTCTTCCATAGTTTTTAATTCAAAAAAACTATAAGTTATTAACAAAATTAAAAGTAGGGCAAAAAAGTATTGAATATATTTTAGCTGAGTACTTTTTTCTTCACTATGGTTGGTATACATAGATACTAAGTTATCTATCTCTTTTAATAAAATAGGATTAGTTATATAAATTGTATCAATTAATTTTTTTAAAGATAAATTTGTAAAAGAATCATTTTTTTGGTTTAGTAGTTTGAATTCATTTATGTTTTTATAAAAACTTTCCCATAAAATTTCAACTTTCATAAGTTGCTTTGCTATGTCATCAGTTGGAGCTTTAACAATTCCTGATAATTGATTTCCATCTTTTAAAGAGTTAAGATTATAGATAAATTCTGTGGTTGAATTTTCAAGTTCAGAAAATGAAGCCTCTTTGTTTTGATATAAATAAAAAATATTTTTTGTAATATTTTGGCTTAACATTCTTTGTTTCCCTGCTATATTTATGATTAAAGCATCTTTTTCATTTTTCTTATTTAAATATATGGTTGTTGTTATTATACTTGTCATTAAAATAAAAAATAGTATTCCTATTAATTTTATTTTTGTACTTATTCTATTTTTTTTCATACACCAATTCCTTTGAAAATTGAACTTAAAGCATTTTGATTGATTATTATAATATCACCATTTT
Coding sequences within:
- the rraA gene encoding ribonuclease E activity regulator RraA → MNIQTADLCDDNRDKKIDVLPCKFKNYGGLKNFYGQIVTVKLDKSNWLLIDILKNEDGEGKIVVVDNNQEFFGVVGDKLMSYARNNNWKAIVVNGYVRDIDNTKNINVGLLAIGTCPLRNFDITDSKRDIELNFEGISFNNGDYLYADNDGVIISKEKLF
- the cobA gene encoding uroporphyrinogen-III C-methyltransferase; the encoded protein is MSKVYLTGAGPGDVELLTLKALRVIQNADVLIYDRLVNKEILEMVKKDCDLIYVGKEDKKHTLPQDEINELIYQATLKYENVVRLKGGDPFVFGRGGEEALYLQQRDIKFEIIPGISSAIAVPAYAGIPVTHRGITTSFRVVTGHENPKKKISQIEWETFLNDETIVFLMGYHNLELITSKLMNLGKRRDYPCAVISKGTTKEQEVVVGTLETIVEESKNLPTPVMIVIGEVVNLRDKIKWFN
- a CDS encoding type IV pili methyl-accepting chemotaxis transducer N-terminal domain-containing protein; this translates as MKKNRISTKIKLIGILFFILMTSIITTTIYLNKKNEKDALIINIAGKQRMLSQNITKNIFYLYQNKEASFSELENSTTEFIYNLNSLKDGNQLSGIVKAPTDDIAKQLMKVEILWESFYKNINEFKLLNQKNDSFTNLSLKKLIDTIYITNPILLKEIDNLVSMYTNHSEEKSTQLKYIQYFFALLLILLITYSFFELKTMEEHAKKFLEESKKVIEQNINEPLTPIKIEGENEIVEATQTINHFINKINSVMTYSASAIEQSKNASLKLEELTDEFDKVINELTNSNDLSKQLNRSEDIVIQSQEYLINSTKRLQELKNELDKILQTCNSVKSS